One Psychrilyobacter piezotolerans genomic region harbors:
- the yedE gene encoding YedE family putative selenium transporter — MGEKKSIILAGGIVGIIAVLLVTLGNPANMGFCIACFLRDIAGGLGLQRAGVVQYLRPEIMGLVLGSFLIAVSKKEFDVRGGSSPIIRFALGVMVMIGALMFLGCPLRLILRLAGGDLNAILGLVGFTAGILCGIYFLNKGFSLKRSYKLLKTEGIIFPTANLGLIYLLITAPAFIFFSTKGPGAMHAPIFIALAAGLIVGGLAQRTRLCLVGGIRDYILFKDSYLLLGFISILAVTFIGNMIFGFFNLGFAGQPVAHVDGLWNFLGMVVVGWGSVLLGGCPLRQLILAGGGNTDSVVTVLGLLFGGAIAHNFALAASPKGPSVNGQIAVVICIFILLLISYFNSEFLKKKVGVK; from the coding sequence ATGGGAGAAAAGAAAAGTATTATTTTGGCAGGGGGAATTGTAGGAATTATAGCAGTTCTTCTGGTTACACTTGGGAATCCAGCAAATATGGGATTTTGTATCGCTTGTTTTTTAAGGGACATAGCAGGAGGACTGGGACTTCAAAGAGCAGGAGTAGTTCAATATTTAAGGCCTGAAATCATGGGACTGGTACTAGGGTCCTTTTTAATAGCAGTATCTAAAAAGGAATTTGATGTAAGGGGAGGATCATCTCCTATAATTCGTTTTGCTCTGGGTGTCATGGTTATGATTGGAGCACTTATGTTTTTGGGGTGTCCTCTAAGGCTTATCCTCAGACTTGCAGGGGGGGACTTAAATGCTATCCTTGGATTAGTCGGGTTTACAGCTGGAATTTTATGCGGTATCTATTTTTTAAATAAAGGATTTTCCCTTAAAAGAAGTTATAAACTTTTAAAAACAGAGGGAATTATCTTTCCAACAGCCAACTTAGGGTTAATCTACCTGCTTATAACTGCACCGGCCTTTATATTTTTCAGTACCAAGGGTCCGGGAGCCATGCATGCACCAATATTCATAGCTTTAGCTGCGGGATTAATAGTAGGCGGACTGGCACAAAGAACAAGACTTTGTTTAGTGGGAGGAATAAGGGACTATATTTTATTCAAAGATTCCTACCTCCTCTTAGGATTTATATCGATCCTTGCTGTTACATTTATAGGAAATATGATATTCGGCTTCTTTAACCTTGGATTTGCAGGACAGCCTGTTGCCCATGTGGATGGATTGTGGAACTTTTTAGGAATGGTAGTAGTAGGCTGGGGAAGTGTTCTTCTGGGAGGGTGTCCTCTGAGACAGCTTATTCTGGCCGGAGGAGGAAATACCGATTCAGTAGTAACAGTTTTAGGTCTTTTATTTGGAGGAGCTATAGCACATAATTTTGCTTTAGCTGCAAGTCCCAAGGGTCCATCGGTAAATGGACAGATAGCTGTGGTTATTTGTATTTTTATTCTTTTATTAATATCGTATTTTAATTCTGAATTTTTAAAGAAAAAGGTAGGGGTGAAGTAA
- a CDS encoding sulfurtransferase TusA family protein translates to MVTIDARGLSCPIPVLKTKQAVKNKEKDLEIISDNNASMENILKYLRAEGYNFAVTEVEDDYIIKAKG, encoded by the coding sequence ATGGTAACAATAGATGCAAGAGGTTTGTCGTGTCCGATTCCTGTGTTAAAAACTAAACAGGCTGTTAAAAATAAAGAAAAAGATTTGGAAATAATCAGTGACAACAATGCTTCCATGGAAAACATTTTAAAATATTTAAGGGCAGAAGGATATAATTTTGCAGTAACAGAAGTGGAAGATGACTACATAATAAAGGCAAAGGGATAG